A genomic region of Cannabis sativa cultivar Pink pepper isolate KNU-18-1 chromosome 1, ASM2916894v1, whole genome shotgun sequence contains the following coding sequences:
- the LOC133035175 gene encoding uncharacterized protein LOC133035175 — translation MEVCNIMGWNGRGLNKRDKQRSVLDVLRENKVGLGALLETKIEHDKVKEVVTTSFPNWEFYSSSVISKRIILVWQAKFVHVEIIEEDFQFVHSRVKVIGLGEEFYFTAVYGSNSALERRSLFEKLAGIGMVNKPWLILGDFNAMFCFQDRNGGKVDEIKSSGSYFTWSTKHDLGSRIFSKLDRVLLNEDWMDHFPDNEACFKWECISDHSFCIVKNNRIGSVGVRPFRFCNHWALHSKFRERTLSSWFNSFDTKNTAGLVKKLLRVKHILKKFNREEAGDIEQRYNHCKDEFILAQDNLAREPNNNILLQEEKVKSLEYVAALKQYSVFLRQQSKVSWLQNGDDNTRYFHSFLKKRRLENRITTFERNGMIVDDYNQVVEHFLNHFRNFMGKKSSATKRLDKHCINQGPVLSIEQQLRLIRPFKEKDVKQDIGHDVSTAILNFFEEGIMPTSLKDAVITLILKTQEPKDASDYRPIACCNTVYKCISKMICSRLTEVLPSLVNDNQGAFVKNRLLAHNIMIFQDLLKGYTRKNIYARCIMKIDLSKAYDTVDWQFVEDLLNSLCFPSRFIHWLLVCLRGTTYFLLLNGRIQGSFKDDLIIFCKGNMNSVELVNEAFQDFSQATGSKLHMPSWEKVCLPKQFGGIGFREGKKWNMARVAKHLWAILSKQDNLWVKWINSIYLKNQDAWSCPIKPDLSWYFKKLLKIRNVTNANMVNQAVKGNKFKVNRFYNELIGPIRTPYTATVWHKYIVPKHRFMFWQIINENLLTRDHLSRFFPIHSGLCLVCDDAPESHNHLFFECIFTRNLIVFVEKWAGQMRWPKNISELHDQVLPAKVNLASKIMNAITAAALYLLWKNRNDCLFNMVCNSVASLSKEIKSVVKARVLGLFCTSQKKKDQYVLRLLNSW, via the exons ATGGAAGTCTGCAACATAATGGGATGGAATGGTAGGGGTCTGAATAAAAGGGATAAGCAGAGATCGGTTTTGGATGTGCTTAGAGAGAATAAAGTAGGGCTTGGTGCTCTTCTAGAAACTAAAATAGAGCATGACAAGGTTAAAGAGGTTGTGACTACTAGTTTTCCCAACTGGGAGTTCTACTCGAGTTCTGTTATTAGTAAAAGAATAATTCTGGTTTGGCAAGCGAAATTTGTTCATGTTGAGATCATAGAGGAGGATTTCCAATTTGTCCACAGCAGGGTGAAAGTGATAGGCTTGGGGGAGGAATTTTACTTCACTGCAGTCTATGGCAGTAATTCGGCTTTGGAAAGGAGGTCTCTTTTTGAGAAGTTGGCAGGAATAGGGATGGTTAATAAGCCTTGGTTAATCCTTGGAGACTTTAATGCGATGTTCTGTTTTCAAGATAGGAATGGAG GCAAAGTGGATGAGATCAAAAGCTCAGGATCTTACTTCACTTGGTCTACCAAGCATGATCTTGGGTCTAGAATTTTCTCAAAGCTTGATAGAGTTCTTCTTAATGAAGATTGGATGGACCATTTCCCCGACAATGAAGCTTGCTTTAAATGGGAGTGCATTTCAGATCATAGCTTTTGCATTGTCAAAAACAACAGAATCGGTAGTGTGGGTGTGAGACCTTTTAGATTCTGCAATCACTGGGCTTTACATAGTAAATTCAGAGAGAGAACTCTAAGCAGCTGGTTCAATTCTTTTGATACTAAGAACACTGCCGGTTTAGTGAAGAAATTACTGAGAGTGAAGCATATTTTGAAGAAGTTCAATAGGGAGGAGGCAGGAGATATTGAGCAGCGATATAATCATTGCAAAGATGAGTTTATCTTAGCTCAGGATAATCTAGCCAGAGAACCGAACAACAACATCCTGCTTCAAGAAGAGAAAGTGAAAAGTCTTGAGTATGTTGCAGCCTTGAAACAATACTCTGTTTTTCTTCGGCAACAGAGTAAAGTGTCTTGGTTACAGAATGGTGATGATAATACCAGGTATTTTCACTCctttttgaagaaaagaagattagaaaatagAATCACTACCTTTGAGAGGAATGGGATGATTGTTGATGATTATAACCAAGTTGTAGAGCATTTTCTTAACCATTTCAGAAATTTTATGGGAAAGAAAAGTTCTGCAACTAAAAGGCTGGATAAACATTGTATTAATCAGGGGCCGGTCCTTTCTATTGAGCAACAACTTAGACTGATAAGACCATTCAAAGAGAAAGATGTGAAGCAG GATATTGGACATGATGTTTCTACGGCTATTCTTAATTTCTTTGAGGAGGGCATTATGCCAACCTCACTGAAGGATGCAGTCATCACTCTTATCCTGAAGACCCAAGAGCCAAAGGATGCTAGTGACTATAGGCCTATTGCTTGCTGTAATACTGTGTATAAATGTATTTCCAAGATGATTTGTTCTAGATTGACAGAAGTTCTTCCTAGTCTTGTGAATGACAACCAGGGAGCTTTCGTCAAAAATCGTTTGCTTGCCCACAACATTATGATTTTCCAAGATCTCCTTAAAGGATACACAAGGAAAAACATTTATGCTCGGTGCATAATGAAGATTGATTTGAGTAAGGCCTACGATACTGTCGACTGGCAATTTGTGGAAGACCTCCTAAACAGCTTATGCTTTCCCTCGAGATTCATTCATTGGTTGCTTGTTTGTCTTAGAGGTACTACTTACTTCCTTTTGCTTAATGGTAGAATTCAAGGTTCCTTTAAAG acgatctcattattttttgtAAGGGAAATATGAATTCTGTGGAGTTAGTCAATGAAGCTTTTCAAGATTTCAGCCAAGCGACTGG GAGTAAGCTGCATATGCCATCATGGGAAAAAGTTTGTCTCCCTAAACAGTTCGGTGGTATTGGTTTCAGAGAGGGGAAGAAATGGAACATGGCGAGGGTTGCCAAACACTTGTGGGCGATTTTGAGCAAGCAAGATAATCTTTGGGTGAAATGGATCAACTCCATTTACTTAAAGAATCAGGACGCGTGGTCTTGCCCGATAAAACCAGACCTGAGTTGGTACTTCAAGAAGCTTTTGAAGATTAGAAATGTGACGAATGCAAACATGGTGAACCAGGCGGTGAAAGGTAATAAATTCAAAGTGAACAGGTTTTATAATGAGTTGATTGGACCTATTAGAACTCCCTATACTGCTACTGTTTGGCATAAATATATTGTTCCTAAACACAGGTTCATGTTTTGGCAAATCATAAATGAAAACCTGCTCACCCGTGATCACTTGAGCAGATTTTTTCCCATTCATTCAGGGCTGTGTTTGGTCTGTGATGATGCTCCGGAATCCCATAATCATCTATTTTTTGAATGCATCTTCACAAGGAATCTCATTGTGTTTGTAGAAAAATGGGCTGGGCAGATGCGTTGGCCGAAAAACATCTCAGAACTTCATGACCAGGTTCTTCCAGCTAAAGTTAACTTAGCTTCTAAAATCATGAATGCCATTACTGCTGCTGCCTTGTATTTACTGTGGAAGAATAGAAATGACTGCTTGTTTAATATGGTTTGTAATTCAGTTGCTTCACTTAGCAAAGAGATTAAGAGTGTTGTTAAGGCTAGAGTTCTTGGGCTTTTTTGTACTAGTCAAAAGAAGAAAGATCAATATGTGTTGAGGTTACTCAATAGTTGGTag